From a region of the Cyclopterus lumpus isolate fCycLum1 chromosome 5, fCycLum1.pri, whole genome shotgun sequence genome:
- the LOC117730722 gene encoding LOW QUALITY PROTEIN: E3 ubiquitin/ISG15 ligase TRIM25-like (The sequence of the model RefSeq protein was modified relative to this genomic sequence to represent the inferred CDS: inserted 2 bases in 1 codon), with translation MLFRPEVRVSSEEVKLRHSLLPRGEMEPKGDQLDRETFSCSICLDLLKDPVAIPCGHSYCMNCIKDHWDEEDGKKLLSCPQCRQTFTPRPVLLKNTMLAVVVEQLKKTGLQAAPADHCYAGPEDVACDVCTGRRLKAFKSCLVCLVSYCEKHLQPHCDVPQLKKHQLVDPSNQLQENICSRHNEVMKMFCRTDQQCICYLCFVDEHKGHDTVSAAAERTERQRELEGSRLNIQQRIQDREKDLKLLHQEVEAINLSADKTVKDSEKIFTELIRLMKKRSSDVKQQVRSQQRTEVSRVKELQEKLEQEITELKRNDAELKLLSHTEDLHQLLHHYPSLSPLXVGLQTHPASTSVL, from the exons ATGTTGTTCAGACCTGAAGTCAGAGTCTCTTCTGAGGAAGTGAAACTCAGACACTCGTTGTTACCGAGAGGTGAAATGGAGCCCAAAGGAGATCAGCTGGACCGGGAGACCTTCTCTTGTtccatctgtctggatctcctgaaggATCCGGTGGCTATTCCCTGTGGACACAGCTACTGCATGAACTGTATTAAAGACCActgggatgaagaggacgggAAGAAGCTCCTCAGCTGCCCTCAGTGTAGGCAGACCTTCACACCGAGGCCTGTCCTGCTGAAGAACACCATGTTGGCAGTTGtagtggagcagctgaagaagactggactccaagctgctcctgctgatcactgctatgctggacctgaagatgtggcctgtgatgtctgcactgggaggagactgaaggccttcaagtcctgtctggtgtgtctggtttcttactgtgagaaacaccTCCAGCCTCATTGTGATGTACCTCAATTAAAGaaacaccagctggtggacccctccaaccagctccaggagaacatctgctctcgtcacaatgaggtgatgaagatgttCTGCCGTACTGATCAGCAGTGTATCTGCTACCTCTGCTTTGTGGATGAACATAAAGGCCACGACaccgtctcagctgcagcagaaaggaccgagaggcagagagagctggaggggagtcgactaaacatccagcagagaatccaggacagagagaaagacctgaagctgctccatcaggaggtggaggccatcaacctctctgctgataaaacagtgaaggacagtgagaagatcttcactgagctgatccgtctcatgaagaaaagaagctctgatgtgaagcagcaggtcagatcccagcagagaactgaagtgagtcgagtcaaagagcttcaggagaagctggagcaggagatcactgagctgaagaggaacgacgctgagctgaagctgctctcacacacagaggatctcCACCAGCTTCTCCACCACTACCCCTCACTGTCACCACT AGTGGGTCTACAGACTCATCCAGCATCAACATCCGTCCTCTGA